A window of Hymenobacter aerilatus contains these coding sequences:
- a CDS encoding CcmD family protein: MVSLLIALLLPVLHAAAQTADEPEMADALRQSGKIYVVVAVITVVLAGLLFFLISLDRKIGRLEKEVRD, from the coding sequence ATGGTTTCGCTGCTTATTGCGCTGCTGCTGCCGGTACTACACGCCGCCGCGCAAACCGCCGACGAGCCGGAAATGGCCGATGCTCTGCGCCAGAGTGGCAAAATTTACGTGGTAGTGGCCGTCATTACCGTGGTACTGGCCGGACTGCTGTTTTTTTTGATTTCGCTGGACCGCAAAATCGGTCGTCTGGAGAAGGAAGTACG